A portion of the Moraxella ovis genome contains these proteins:
- a CDS encoding patatin-like phospholipase family protein — translation MKKTLLIGASLSTVLIAGCAAQHTQQAQHTPTVHDTAPDVALVLGGGGTRGYAHIGAIKALEEHGIHPDLIVGTSAGAMVGALSASGKSAKELERIAMALDEADLLDITLSKQGLIEGKALRDFINTQVNNKPIESLPTRFAAIATDAHANTAVSFRQGDTGLAVQASSSIPKLFIAPRVPEIGGKKYIDGGQSAVLPSAAAKSMGAQFVIAVDVMSASNTQPADKQANSQGTAGISRTDKGIKAVWGDEVIEFPINSDIIKQSTKDLPVSIDVEKLLGMIPNNTQIPLPKGFPASLPKAKDDIMQAANTIFMQNQRHAKPADVKASDVIIAPDLSKYAVFDGSAKEEIIQAGYDATIAKIPQIKQTLAEHQKLQSTTKQ, via the coding sequence ATGAAAAAGACCCTACTTATCGGCGCAAGCCTTAGCACCGTGCTCATCGCAGGCTGTGCCGCTCAGCACACGCAGCAGGCACAGCACACGCCGACCGTTCATGATACAGCGCCCGATGTCGCGTTGGTATTAGGCGGCGGTGGTACACGCGGCTACGCACACATCGGCGCCATCAAGGCACTCGAAGAGCACGGTATCCACCCCGACCTCATCGTCGGCACCAGTGCAGGCGCGATGGTGGGCGCCCTGTCTGCCTCGGGTAAGTCTGCCAAGGAGCTAGAACGCATCGCCATGGCACTAGATGAGGCAGATCTACTAGACATCACGCTCAGCAAGCAAGGGTTGATTGAAGGCAAGGCGCTTCGCGACTTCATTAACACTCAGGTTAATAATAAGCCTATCGAATCACTGCCCACACGATTCGCCGCCATCGCCACTGATGCGCATGCTAACACCGCGGTAAGCTTTCGTCAAGGCGATACAGGGCTTGCTGTTCAGGCATCTTCAAGCATTCCAAAGCTATTCATCGCCCCTCGTGTCCCCGAGATAGGTGGTAAAAAATACATCGACGGTGGTCAAAGTGCGGTGTTGCCATCAGCGGCTGCCAAATCCATGGGCGCACAATTCGTCATCGCTGTAGACGTGATGTCAGCTTCCAATACACAGCCAGCTGATAAGCAGGCAAATAGCCAAGGAACCGCAGGCATCAGCCGCACCGACAAAGGAATCAAAGCGGTATGGGGCGATGAGGTCATCGAATTCCCCATTAATAGCGACATCATCAAACAAAGCACCAAAGATCTACCCGTCAGCATCGATGTGGAGAAACTGCTTGGCATGATTCCTAATAACACACAGATTCCACTACCCAAAGGCTTTCCAGCCAGCCTACCCAAAGCCAAAGATGATATCATGCAAGCGGCCAACACCATCTTTATGCAAAACCAACGTCATGCCAAGCCCGCTGACGTCAAGGCATCAGATGTGATTATCGCACCTGACTTATCCAAATATGCCGTATTCGATGGCAGCGCCAAAGAAGAGATCATCCAAGCAGGCTATGATGCCACCATCGCCAAAATCCCCCAAATCAAGCAAACACTGGCTGAACACCAAAAGCTGCAATCCACCACCAAGCAATAA
- a CDS encoding hydrolase → MPTTTVTRTYRIRREDTQALMIDVQDRFVPHVFDMDKITKKARILIEGLGHLGVPLTINEQYPKGLGHTIGELKAVSGDAPVFEKSAFSSVDDEHTWRHLAMQNRHHVLLFGIETHVCVQQTALDLLDNGMQPVIIIDATSSRDPYDRKIAIRRMRRAGAVVTTAEAILFELLRSSQDPNFKAISNLVK, encoded by the coding sequence ATGCCGACCACGACCGTCACACGCACTTATCGCATTCGCCGCGAGGATACTCAGGCGCTCATGATTGACGTGCAGGATAGATTCGTGCCGCATGTTTTTGACATGGATAAAATCACCAAAAAAGCACGTATCTTGATAGAAGGCTTAGGGCATCTTGGCGTGCCTTTGACCATCAATGAGCAATACCCCAAGGGGCTTGGACATACGATTGGTGAGCTAAAAGCGGTGTCTGGCGATGCGCCCGTGTTTGAAAAATCAGCGTTTAGTTCGGTAGATGACGAACACACTTGGCGACATCTTGCCATGCAGAACCGCCATCACGTGTTATTATTTGGCATTGAGACGCACGTCTGTGTGCAGCAGACCGCGCTGGATCTACTCGATAATGGCATGCAGCCTGTCATCATCATTGATGCGACCAGCTCTCGCGACCCATATGACCGTAAAATCGCCATCCGTAGAATGCGACGTGCAGGCGCGGTGGTGACGACCGCAGAGGCAATATTGTTTGAGCTGCTGCGCTCTAGCCAAGACCCGAATTTTAAGGCGATTAGTAACTTGGTAAAATAA
- the argA gene encoding amino-acid N-acetyltransferase codes for MTHTAQNPIQWFRHSAPYINTHRGKTFVVMFGGEAVAHEEFDRLIHDFALLHSLGIRLVLVHGANPQIETALHNANLPNTAQNGVHITPSEAMPHILSAVGAIRLQLEARLSMGLANSPMFGSRIDAVSGNFINARPFGVRHGVDHQMTGEVRGVDVDAIHHNLIHNHIVILSPIGFSATGEVFSLSAEDVAEHASIALQADKLILLGEAPLYNQGALVREITTKQAQELLDDNSLSDEIRRFLGCAIRVSDVVDRTQILPFAKDGALIEELFTRDGLGTMIARAPYDQIRQAHLGDVVGLLALLRPLEEAGILIQRPQYLLEADIEHYTVIERDGMVVGCAALYPLDEHCAEVASIAIHPDYRGGSRGDELLQFIESRARSEGFTRLFALTTHTSHWFIEHGFIETAVSSLPVSRQARYDNGRNSKIFVKTI; via the coding sequence ATGACGCACACCGCCCAAAACCCCATACAATGGTTTCGCCATTCTGCCCCTTATATCAACACCCACCGAGGCAAGACTTTCGTGGTCATGTTCGGTGGCGAGGCAGTCGCACATGAGGAATTTGATCGTCTGATTCATGACTTTGCACTTTTGCACAGTCTTGGCATTCGACTCGTTCTGGTGCACGGTGCCAATCCTCAGATCGAGACGGCGCTGCACAACGCCAACCTACCAAACACCGCCCAGAACGGCGTTCACATCACCCCCTCCGAGGCGATGCCTCACATCCTATCGGCTGTCGGTGCGATTCGCCTACAGCTAGAGGCACGGCTGTCGATGGGGCTTGCCAATTCGCCAATGTTCGGTTCGCGCATCGATGCAGTGTCTGGTAATTTCATCAACGCACGCCCTTTTGGTGTGCGTCATGGCGTAGATCATCAGATGACAGGCGAGGTGCGCGGCGTGGACGTGGATGCCATTCATCATAATCTAATTCATAACCACATCGTTATTCTAAGTCCGATTGGTTTTTCGGCGACAGGTGAGGTCTTTAGCCTGTCTGCTGAAGACGTCGCAGAACACGCATCCATTGCTTTACAGGCTGACAAGCTGATTTTATTGGGTGAAGCGCCTTTATATAATCAAGGCGCACTCGTTAGAGAGATTACCACCAAACAAGCTCAAGAACTGCTAGACGATAACAGTCTTAGCGATGAGATTCGCCGATTCTTAGGCTGCGCGATTCGCGTAAGCGACGTGGTCGATCGCACACAGATTCTACCCTTCGCCAAAGATGGCGCGCTCATCGAAGAGCTGTTCACTCGGGATGGTCTTGGCACCATGATTGCACGTGCGCCATACGATCAGATTCGTCAGGCGCATCTTGGGGACGTAGTGGGATTGTTGGCACTTTTAAGACCATTAGAAGAAGCTGGCATTCTCATTCAGCGACCGCAGTATCTCCTAGAAGCAGACATCGAACACTACACCGTCATCGAGCGTGATGGGATGGTGGTCGGCTGCGCGGCACTCTACCCACTCGATGAGCATTGCGCTGAGGTTGCCAGCATCGCCATCCATCCTGACTATCGTGGTGGCAGTCGCGGCGATGAATTGCTACAGTTCATTGAATCGCGCGCCAGATCAGAAGGATTTACACGGTTATTCGCGCTCACCACGCACACCAGTCACTGGTTTATTGAGCATGGTTTTATTGAAACTGCTGTATCATCCCTACCCGTCTCTCGCCAAGCACGCTATGACAATGGGCGCAACTCCAAGATATTCGTCAAAACCATCTAA
- a CDS encoding MFS transporter — MNQHTHTAGVAGGAPTEHVVNVNDVIDNTTFKPFHWQVLFWCLLIIIFDGYDLVIYGVALPLLMEQWSLTPVEAGMLASSALVGMMFGAMIFGTLADKFGRKKIIMVCTAFFSGFTFLGAFAPSPTEFAILRFLAGLGIGGVMPNLVALTSEYAPKKSRATMVSIMFSGYAVGGIISALLGSFLVKDYGWEIMFYLAGIPLVGLPIIWRYLPESLTYLVKDNKQGPGRHIIQKIDPSLRVTDNTKLVLNEAAPTAIGKPQDSSFKALFTEGRAFGTLMFWTAFFMCLLMTYTLSSWLPKLMLSAGYSLKGSIMFLFALNIGAMVGAIAGGYLADRFHLKPVIVTMCALAAACISALAINSPPIILYSLVAVAGATTIGTSILLYSYLAQFYPLHIRTTGIGCASAVSRIGAIVGPIITGFLLAMSLPHAYNFLVIGIPALIATIAMAILKRS, encoded by the coding sequence ATGAATCAACACACCCATACGGCAGGTGTCGCAGGCGGCGCACCGACCGAGCACGTCGTCAATGTGAACGACGTCATTGATAACACCACCTTTAAACCCTTTCATTGGCAGGTGCTGTTCTGGTGCTTGCTCATTATCATCTTTGACGGCTATGATCTTGTTATCTATGGTGTGGCACTGCCGCTACTCATGGAGCAGTGGTCATTAACCCCTGTCGAGGCCGGCATGCTGGCAAGTTCGGCTCTAGTCGGCATGATGTTCGGCGCGATGATTTTTGGTACGCTGGCCGATAAATTTGGACGCAAAAAGATCATTATGGTCTGTACTGCGTTCTTTAGCGGATTTACCTTCTTGGGTGCCTTTGCACCATCACCGACAGAATTTGCCATTTTAAGATTCTTGGCAGGTCTTGGTATCGGCGGCGTAATGCCAAACTTGGTCGCCCTAACCTCTGAATACGCCCCAAAAAAATCACGCGCCACGATGGTCTCCATCATGTTCAGTGGCTACGCAGTTGGTGGTATCATCTCAGCACTGCTGGGCTCATTCTTGGTCAAGGACTACGGCTGGGAAATCATGTTCTACCTAGCAGGTATTCCATTGGTGGGCTTGCCGATCATCTGGCGCTACCTGCCTGAGTCTTTGACATATCTGGTTAAGGACAACAAACAAGGCCCAGGTCGTCACATCATCCAAAAGATCGATCCATCGCTTCGTGTCACAGATAATACCAAGCTTGTGCTTAATGAAGCTGCACCGACTGCGATAGGCAAGCCTCAGGACTCTTCATTCAAGGCACTATTTACCGAGGGACGTGCCTTTGGTACACTGATGTTCTGGACAGCGTTCTTTATGTGTCTATTGATGACTTATACGCTATCTAGCTGGCTGCCTAAGCTCATGCTGTCAGCAGGTTACTCACTAAAAGGCAGTATCATGTTCCTGTTCGCCTTGAACATCGGTGCGATGGTCGGTGCGATTGCAGGTGGTTATTTGGCAGATAGATTCCATCTAAAGCCTGTCATCGTTACGATGTGTGCTTTGGCGGCGGCATGCATCTCAGCACTTGCCATTAACTCACCACCAATCATTCTATACTCATTGGTGGCAGTGGCTGGCGCGACGACGATCGGCACGTCGATCCTACTGTACAGCTATCTTGCGCAGTTCTACCCGCTACACATTCGTACCACAGGCATCGGCTGTGCTTCTGCGGTGAGTCGCATTGGTGCGATCGTAGGCCCGATCATCACAGGTTTCTTGTTGGCGATGAGCCTACCGCACGCGTATAACTTCCTAGTCATTGGCATTCCTGCACTGATTGCGACCATCGCCATGGCAATATTAAAACGCTCATGA
- a CDS encoding FKBP-type peptidyl-prolyl cis-trans isomerase encodes MKKHTLLAASMMAILALAGCNKKAETADAVADTKTAEKSTVVTDSSTEIQKISYIIGYEQGMNLKAMTEQTGEELDLEIFNKAIADAFNGKESALTDEQIQAVGKAYEERKVKEAADKATKNKAEGDKFLAENKTKEGVKTTASGLQYKVITEGTGKSPKATDTVIVHYEGKLISGKVFDSSYERGMPAQFAVNEVIKGWTEGLQLMKEGGKYEFYIPSELAYGEAGNPMIEPNSVLTFTVELLSEEQAKAALEQAQKQMAEAVAKTEAAGSTQAQPATENK; translated from the coding sequence ATGAAAAAACACACTCTACTTGCTGCAAGCATGATGGCAATCCTAGCATTGGCTGGCTGCAACAAAAAAGCTGAGACAGCCGATGCAGTAGCAGACACCAAAACTGCTGAGAAATCTACCGTGGTGACTGACAGCAGCACCGAAATCCAAAAAATCAGCTACATCATCGGCTATGAGCAAGGCATGAACCTAAAAGCCATGACCGAACAAACTGGCGAAGAGTTGGATTTGGAAATTTTCAATAAAGCAATCGCTGATGCCTTCAATGGCAAAGAAAGTGCGCTAACTGATGAGCAAATCCAAGCCGTTGGCAAGGCGTACGAAGAGCGTAAAGTCAAAGAAGCTGCTGATAAAGCCACTAAAAACAAAGCTGAAGGTGATAAGTTCCTAGCTGAGAATAAGACCAAAGAAGGCGTAAAAACCACCGCATCAGGTCTACAGTATAAGGTCATCACCGAAGGTACTGGCAAATCACCAAAAGCAACTGACACCGTTATCGTTCATTATGAAGGTAAACTAATCAGTGGTAAGGTGTTTGACTCATCTTATGAGCGTGGCATGCCAGCACAGTTCGCGGTGAATGAAGTCATCAAAGGCTGGACTGAAGGTTTGCAGCTGATGAAAGAAGGCGGAAAATACGAATTCTATATCCCATCAGAGCTTGCCTATGGTGAAGCGGGCAACCCAATGATTGAGCCGAACAGCGTGCTAACTTTCACCGTTGAGCTATTAAGCGAAGAGCAAGCCAAAGCTGCACTAGAGCAAGCTCAAAAACAAATGGCAGAAGCTGTGGCGAAGACCGAAGCTGCGGGCAGCACTCAAGCCCAGCCTGCTACCGAGAACAAGTAA
- a CDS encoding retron system putative HNH endonuclease, whose protein sequence is MQYIDKKLMMPINVENWIKKNKPKTWELSQDYYDGYVSLREQLRQEQKGLCCYCCQILEKQASVEHLKSRSKFPQFTFDYGNLLLSCKQSKQCDNAKGNDELDLTPLMTACDTEIMLKVNGELNPISDRAKQAIDLLNLNNADLCQRRKQAIGDLFGIDNELNQENLELIFAWMDNEQAELYRYVLKKLDR, encoded by the coding sequence ATGCAGTATATTGATAAAAAGTTAATGATGCCAATAAATGTGGAAAATTGGATTAAGAAAAATAAACCAAAAACTTGGGAGTTGAGCCAAGATTACTATGATGGTTATGTCTCATTGAGAGAGCAATTACGCCAAGAGCAAAAAGGCTTATGTTGTTATTGTTGTCAGATTTTGGAAAAACAGGCGAGTGTTGAACATTTAAAAAGTCGCAGTAAATTTCCACAATTCACTTTTGATTATGGTAATTTATTATTATCTTGCAAACAAAGTAAGCAATGCGATAATGCAAAAGGTAATGATGAATTAGATTTGACCCCTTTGATGACAGCGTGTGATACAGAAATTATGTTAAAAGTTAATGGGGAATTAAATCCAATCAGTGATAGAGCAAAACAAGCGATTGATTTGTTAAACCTAAATAATGCTGATTTGTGTCAAAGAAGAAAACAGGCGATTGGCGATTTGTTTGGGATTGATAATGAGCTTAATCAGGAGAATTTGGAATTGATTTTTGCATGGATGGATAATGAGCAGGCAGAACTTTATCGTTATGTTTTGAAGAAGCTAGATAGATAA
- a CDS encoding AAA family ATPase — protein MKVKKLHLQNYGRFEELQMEFAPSDEIKGNVTIIVGNNGAGKSQVLQALATGFSWFVNGVKNNSNGFEIDKKLIKNNTNETCVHLEVDLDYYNDESDISALIGEKNTSWQISSVKNGRESTFSNKILSLLKAVGKYRRSLTQNNLLSLPLIVFYPVERSIIINSQADTLTSEFDQLDAYFACVDGVGIDFYDFFKWFKELEDIENANIVNEIRKKRNDDYASLLNTFKEFSESFEELSQQIKEEKDEETLELLRESRADLIEQMARMEKEISKGFQSKIDTIQSECINIDAKTVKSAIELFTDFKNIRIERQGTPKMVVEKDGEKLDVNQLSQGEKSLLALVGDIARRLAILNPSLDNPLHGEGVVLIDEVDLHLHPKWQQNLIDKLTKTFPNVQFILTTHSSHIVSDNPDVLVYILDNGELRPYNNAYGEDVNTLLNGVFGVSERTPEIAEKFKMIGDYIGDKQLDNAKNLIDELSQILPKNHTHLLRTQLTWAKAKLDQSKEV, from the coding sequence ATGAAAGTTAAAAAACTGCATTTACAAAATTATGGACGATTCGAAGAGTTGCAAATGGAATTTGCCCCCAGTGATGAAATCAAGGGCAATGTTACCATTATTGTGGGTAATAATGGGGCGGGTAAATCGCAGGTTTTACAGGCGTTGGCAACAGGGTTCAGTTGGTTTGTGAACGGAGTTAAAAATAATAGTAACGGGTTTGAGATTGATAAAAAATTAATAAAAAACAATACTAATGAAACCTGTGTTCATTTGGAGGTGGATTTAGATTACTACAACGATGAAAGTGATATAAGCGCATTGATAGGAGAAAAAAACACAAGTTGGCAAATATCATCTGTTAAAAATGGAAGAGAGTCCACCTTTTCTAATAAAATTTTATCTTTGTTAAAGGCGGTTGGTAAGTATCGTCGTTCTTTGACACAGAACAATCTATTGTCATTGCCGCTGATTGTTTTTTATCCTGTTGAGCGCTCAATTATCATAAACTCGCAAGCTGATACCTTAACAAGTGAATTTGATCAATTGGATGCTTATTTTGCTTGCGTAGATGGTGTAGGTATTGATTTTTATGATTTTTTTAAATGGTTTAAAGAGTTAGAGGATATAGAAAATGCCAATATTGTTAATGAAATTAGAAAAAAAAGAAACGATGACTATGCTAGTTTATTAAATACATTTAAAGAGTTTAGTGAATCATTTGAAGAATTGAGTCAACAAATTAAGGAAGAAAAAGATGAAGAAACATTGGAGCTTTTGCGAGAAAGTAGAGCTGATTTAATTGAGCAAATGGCTAGAATGGAAAAAGAAATAAGCAAAGGGTTTCAATCAAAAATAGATACCATACAAAGTGAGTGTATTAATATAGATGCTAAAACTGTTAAATCAGCAATTGAACTTTTTACTGATTTTAAAAATATCCGTATTGAGCGACAAGGCACGCCTAAAATGGTTGTAGAAAAAGACGGTGAAAAATTAGATGTTAATCAACTTTCACAAGGCGAAAAATCCTTACTTGCTTTAGTGGGTGATATTGCTCGCAGATTGGCGATTTTAAACCCCAGTCTTGATAATCCTTTGCATGGCGAAGGAGTGGTGTTGATTGATGAAGTGGATTTGCATTTACACCCAAAATGGCAACAAAATCTGATTGACAAACTCACCAAAACTTTCCCAAATGTGCAGTTTATCCTAACCACGCATTCATCCCATATCGTGAGCGATAATCCTGATGTATTGGTGTATATTTTGGATAATGGCGAATTAAGACCATATAATAATGCCTATGGCGAAGATGTCAATACTTTGTTAAATGGGGTGTTTGGGGTTTCTGAACGCACGCCTGAAATTGCCGAAAAATTTAAAATGATTGGAGATTATATTGGCGATAAGCAATTGGATAATGCCAAAAATTTAATTGATGAATTGTCTCAAATTTTACCAAAAAATCATACGCATTTATTAAGAACGCAATTAACTTGGGCAAAAGCAAAATTAGACCAAAGCAAGGAAGTCTAA
- the ettA gene encoding energy-dependent translational throttle protein EttA: protein MAQYIYTMNKVSKIVPPKREILKDISLSFFPGAKIGVLGLNGAGKSTLLRIMAGVDTEFSGEARPQAGIKVGYLPQEPQLDPTKDVRGNVEDGVREALDALERLNQIYAEYAEPDADFDKLAAEQGKMEDIIQAWDAHNLNTQLEKAADALRLPPWDADVSKLSGGEKRRVALCRLLLSKPDMLLLDEPTNHLDAESVAWLERFLKDYSGTIVAITHDRYFLDNVAEWILELDRGYGYPYQGNYTEWLEQKNKRLEQEQKQEEAFAKALKQELDWVRKNQKGQQAKSKSRLERFEEMNSREFQQRNETAEIYIPPGPRLGNKVIEVNNISKSFGDRLLYENLSFSVPPMAIVGIVGPNGAGKTTLFNMITGKDKPDTGTVEVGESVKVAYVGQVRDELDDNKTVWEEVSDGLDMITVGEYTTPSRAYIGRFNFKGQDQQKRVGSLSGGERNRLQLAKTLKQGANVILLDEPSNDLDVETLRALEDAVQVFPGTVMVVSHDRWFLDRICTHILSFENETPEFFDGNYTEYEKWRKERLGVDATPKRMKYKKIGG, encoded by the coding sequence ATGGCTCAATATATTTACACCATGAACAAGGTGTCCAAAATTGTTCCGCCTAAGCGCGAAATTTTAAAAGACATCTCATTGTCCTTTTTCCCAGGGGCAAAAATTGGCGTGCTGGGTCTTAACGGTGCAGGTAAATCCACCTTGCTACGCATTATGGCGGGCGTGGATACCGAATTTAGCGGGGAAGCTCGTCCGCAAGCAGGCATTAAAGTAGGCTATTTGCCCCAAGAGCCCCAACTTGACCCCACCAAAGACGTGCGTGGCAACGTAGAAGACGGCGTGCGTGAAGCCCTTGATGCCCTAGAACGCCTTAACCAAATCTATGCCGAATATGCCGAGCCTGATGCCGATTTTGACAAACTTGCCGCCGAGCAAGGTAAAATGGAAGATATCATTCAGGCGTGGGATGCTCACAACCTAAACACCCAACTTGAAAAGGCGGCGGACGCACTTCGCTTGCCGCCGTGGGACGCTGACGTGTCTAAGCTGTCAGGGGGCGAAAAACGCCGTGTTGCCCTGTGCCGTCTGCTCCTATCCAAGCCTGATATGCTCCTACTTGACGAGCCAACCAACCACTTGGACGCAGAGTCTGTGGCGTGGCTTGAACGCTTCTTAAAAGACTACTCTGGCACGATTGTGGCGATTACCCACGACCGTTATTTCCTTGACAATGTCGCTGAGTGGATTTTGGAGCTTGACCGTGGCTATGGCTACCCATATCAAGGCAACTACACCGAATGGCTAGAACAAAAGAACAAACGCCTAGAACAAGAGCAAAAGCAAGAAGAAGCCTTTGCTAAGGCCCTAAAACAAGAGCTAGATTGGGTTCGCAAAAACCAAAAAGGTCAGCAAGCCAAATCCAAATCTCGCCTTGAACGCTTTGAAGAGATGAACTCTCGTGAGTTCCAACAGCGTAACGAGACGGCGGAGATTTATATTCCACCAGGACCAAGACTTGGTAATAAAGTCATTGAAGTTAATAACATCTCAAAATCCTTTGGCGACCGTCTACTGTATGAGAACCTATCGTTTAGCGTGCCACCGATGGCGATTGTCGGTATCGTGGGTCCAAACGGTGCAGGTAAAACGACCTTGTTTAATATGATTACAGGCAAAGACAAGCCTGATACTGGCACGGTAGAAGTGGGTGAGAGCGTGAAAGTCGCCTATGTGGGGCAGGTCAGAGATGAGCTTGACGACAACAAAACCGTGTGGGAAGAAGTCTCGGACGGGCTTGATATGATTACGGTGGGTGAGTATACCACGCCAAGCCGTGCCTATATCGGACGCTTTAACTTTAAGGGTCAAGACCAACAAAAACGTGTGGGCAGTCTGTCAGGCGGTGAGCGTAACCGCTTGCAACTTGCCAAAACCCTAAAACAAGGGGCGAACGTTATCCTGCTTGACGAACCGTCCAACGACCTTGACGTGGAGACCTTGCGTGCCTTGGAAGATGCGGTGCAGGTGTTCCCTGGTACGGTCATGGTGGTGTCGCACGACCGATGGTTCTTGGACCGTATTTGTACGCACATTTTGTCGTTTGAAAACGAAACGCCAGAATTCTTTGACGGTAACTACACCGAATACGAAAAATGGCGTAAAGAACGACTTGGGGTAGATGCCACACCGAAGAGAATGAAATATAAGAAGATTGGTGGGTAA
- a CDS encoding TSUP family transporter, with protein sequence MSPLLVVYLLSATENCDDPKTELIKASNLCYVVGKIAQLIVLWQALTALPKNDWLMIGVASVASVMFLYLGFYFRDKISQAMFKKIVLVILLILGVRALIKGFGV encoded by the coding sequence ATGTCGCCCCTGTTGGTGGTGTATCTGCTCTCCGCCACCGAAAATTGCGATGACCCAAAAACCGAGCTTATCAAGGCAAGTAACCTATGCTATGTCGTTGGCAAAATCGCCCAGCTTATCGTACTGTGGCAGGCTCTGACCGCTCTGCCCAAAAATGATTGGCTGATGATTGGCGTGGCGAGCGTGGCGTCTGTGATGTTTTTATATCTAGGATTTTATTTTAGGGATAAAATCTCGCAAGCCATGTTTAAAAAAATCGTGCTTGTCATTTTGCTGATATTGGGCGTGCGGGCGTTGATAAAAGGGTTTGGGGTTTAG
- a CDS encoding GNAT family N-acetyltransferase yields the protein MTDITHNPTTQRFETTIDGYTGFLSYEIMDDTTLNYNHTIVPKELGGRGLGTALVKHALDYANEHNKKVVPSCSFVASYINRRPEYQHLLA from the coding sequence ATGACCGACATCACCCACAACCCTACCACTCAGCGCTTTGAGACCACCATTGACGGATATACAGGTTTTTTAAGCTATGAAATTATGGATGACACCACACTAAACTACAACCACACCATCGTCCCAAAAGAGCTGGGCGGTCGCGGGCTAGGTACGGCACTGGTTAAGCATGCGCTCGATTACGCCAATGAGCATAACAAAAAGGTCGTGCCAAGCTGCTCATTCGTCGCCAGCTACATCAACAGACGGCCTGAGTATCAGCATCTGCTCGCTTAA